TGGTCTACCGGCACGGCGTCCGTTCGCCGCTGCCGGGCGAGATCCAGGTCGACGAGGTTCACGGCAAGCCGTGGCCGTCGTGGCCCGTGGCGCCCTCTATCCTGACCCGCCACGGGCGGGACGGGGTCATGGCCATGGCGCGCTACGACCGGGAGCGGCTGGCCGTTGCGGGACTAGTGCCCGCGACGGGATGCCCGGCGGCGGCCCGTATCCGCCTCTGGGCCAACACCGACCAGCGAACCATCGCCAGCGCGCAGGCCTTTGCCGACGGCTTCGCACCCGGCTGTGCACTGGTAGTCGATCACCTGCCGGAAGGCCAGGTCGACCCGATCTTCAACCCGGTCGCGGCGGATGCCGTGGACTGGGATGGGAAGCTCGCGGTCGACGCCATACAACGCGAGACCCATGGCCCGGACGCGCTCACGGCCACGCATCGCGGCGCCATGGAGGTGTTCTCCCGCGTCATGGGTTGCAAGGAGGGCGACACCCAGGACGTCTGCCACCCCGCGACTTGGAAGGGCTCGCTGTCGTTGGCGAAGGACGGACGTGGTATCGCGCTGGATGGCCCCATCGCGAAAACCTCGGGCACGGCCGAGGCGATCATCATGGCCTACCTCGAAGGTATGCCGTTGGCCGACGTCGGCTGGGGGCGCGTGGACGCTGCGGGCTTCCTTGCCCTCTCGCAACTCCACGCGCTGCTGTTCGCGGTCCACGCGCGTCCCTCCTACGTGGCCGACCGGGTGGCATCGGTGCTGGCGGGCCACGTGGTGACCTTGCTGCAGCAGCCGGACGCGCCCCGGCTCAGCCTCTTCGTGGGTAGCGACAACAACATCCTCGCGCTTGCCGGCGTGCTGGGCGTGCATGTGCAGATGCCGGGCTATGCCGAGGATGACCCGCCGGTGGGCGGCGCACTGGAGCTGGCCGTATGGCGTTCGGCCACGACGCGCCACCGCTACGTGACCGTGACTTACCAGGCGCAGACGCCGACGCAGTTGCGCGAGAGCGTAGCGCTGTCCCTCGCGCGGCCACCGGCCCGACAGCCGCTGCTGCCCGCCGCCTGCCCGGCCGCACCCACGCCCTGCGATGCCGATGTCGTACTTGACACGCTCCGCAAGGCCGCCGCCCTTCAGCGCACCAGGCGATCCTGAAGCATGCCGGCCCGTTCCAGCGGCAGGTAGGCGAAGGCGACCACATGCGAGTGGATCCGCTTGAGGTCGCGCAGGATGCGCAGGTAGACATCCCCACCGGCCGTCGCATCGCGACGCTCGCGCAGCGCACGCAGGTGACGGTCGGCG
This DNA window, taken from Luteibacter sp. 9135, encodes the following:
- a CDS encoding histidine-type phosphatase; protein product: MRPLTYRRSVRVIAAAAALLLAGPGQAHDDLRLEQVVMVYRHGVRSPLPGEIQVDEVHGKPWPSWPVAPSILTRHGRDGVMAMARYDRERLAVAGLVPATGCPAAARIRLWANTDQRTIASAQAFADGFAPGCALVVDHLPEGQVDPIFNPVAADAVDWDGKLAVDAIQRETHGPDALTATHRGAMEVFSRVMGCKEGDTQDVCHPATWKGSLSLAKDGRGIALDGPIAKTSGTAEAIIMAYLEGMPLADVGWGRVDAAGFLALSQLHALLFAVHARPSYVADRVASVLAGHVVTLLQQPDAPRLSLFVGSDNNILALAGVLGVHVQMPGYAEDDPPVGGALELAVWRSATTRHRYVTVTYQAQTPTQLRESVALSLARPPARQPLLPAACPAAPTPCDADVVLDTLRKAAALQRTRRS